One stretch of Thermococcus sp. DNA includes these proteins:
- the ppsA gene encoding phosphoenolpyruvate synthase — MSEYKFVKWFEELGKEDVPLVGGKGANLGELTNAGIPVPPGFCVTAEAYKYFVNNVKVSKNDIERIMSEKAKSGVLADVLAAAPEEARPLQDWIMDIVSRTNVDDSRELLDNTALIRELIDSMPMPKEIADEVLDAYHKLSQRFGKDAVYVAVRSSATAEDLPEASFAGQQETYLDVYGDEDLLENVRMCWASLWTARATFYRAKQGFDHRRVYLSAVVQKMVNSETSGVMFTANPVTNDRNEIMINGAWGLGEAVVSGAVSPDEYIVEKGTWKIKEKYIAEKEVMYVRNPETGKGTVLVKVVDFLGPEYVKKQVLTEEQIIEVAQMGAKIEAHYQYPQDIEWAYDKDDGKLYIVQSRPITTLKEVKTEEAEEVTEEMEVVLKGLGASPGVGAGKVVIILDVNDIDKVKEGDVLVTTMTNPDMVPAMKRASAIVTDEGGRTCHAAIVGRELGIPTVVGTKEATKKLKDGMLITVDGTRGVVYKGVVKSLVKEEKEKAESRVVVAGAPLITATEVKVNVSMPEVAERVAATGADGVGLLRAEHMILGIGAHPVKFIKEGREEELVNKLVEGIRKVVEAFYPRRVWYRTLDAPTNEFRELPGGEDEPIERNPMLGWRGIRRGLDQPEILKAEFKAIKRLVDEGYDNIGVMLPLVSHPEQIRTAKEIALSVGLVPHKDVEWGVMVETPASALIIEDLIKEGLDFISFGTNDLTQYTLAIDRDNERVFKLYDEKHPAVLKLIENVIKTCKKYGVETSICGQAGSDPKMVRKLVRMGIDSVSANPDAVELIRKTVAREEARVRLEAARKALE; from the coding sequence ATGAGTGAATACAAGTTTGTAAAGTGGTTTGAGGAGCTTGGGAAGGAGGATGTTCCCCTCGTTGGTGGAAAAGGCGCCAACCTTGGCGAGCTTACCAACGCGGGAATACCCGTCCCTCCCGGGTTCTGCGTTACGGCTGAGGCCTACAAGTACTTCGTCAACAATGTTAAGGTCAGCAAGAACGACATCGAGAGGATAATGAGTGAAAAGGCCAAGAGCGGCGTTCTCGCCGATGTTCTTGCGGCCGCCCCGGAGGAGGCCAGACCCCTCCAAGACTGGATTATGGACATTGTGAGCAGGACCAACGTCGATGACAGCAGGGAGCTTCTCGACAATACCGCCCTCATAAGGGAGCTTATAGACAGCATGCCCATGCCCAAGGAGATAGCCGACGAGGTTCTTGACGCATATCACAAGCTCAGCCAAAGGTTTGGTAAGGATGCAGTTTACGTCGCCGTTCGCTCCTCTGCAACCGCTGAGGACCTTCCGGAGGCGAGCTTCGCCGGTCAGCAGGAGACCTACCTGGATGTCTATGGCGATGAAGACCTCCTTGAGAACGTCAGAATGTGCTGGGCATCACTCTGGACCGCCCGCGCTACGTTCTACAGGGCAAAGCAGGGCTTCGACCACAGGAGGGTTTACCTCTCAGCGGTCGTCCAGAAGATGGTCAACAGCGAGACCAGCGGCGTCATGTTCACCGCCAACCCGGTCACCAACGACAGGAACGAGATAATGATCAACGGTGCTTGGGGGCTCGGTGAGGCCGTCGTCAGCGGTGCCGTTTCACCCGACGAGTACATAGTCGAGAAGGGCACTTGGAAGATAAAGGAGAAGTACATCGCCGAGAAGGAGGTCATGTACGTCCGCAACCCCGAGACCGGTAAGGGAACCGTTCTCGTCAAGGTCGTCGACTTCCTCGGCCCGGAGTACGTCAAAAAGCAGGTTCTCACCGAGGAACAGATTATTGAGGTCGCCCAGATGGGCGCCAAGATAGAGGCACACTACCAGTACCCGCAGGACATCGAGTGGGCCTACGACAAGGACGACGGCAAGCTCTACATCGTCCAGTCCAGGCCGATAACCACCCTCAAGGAGGTCAAGACAGAGGAAGCTGAAGAGGTCACCGAGGAGATGGAGGTCGTCCTCAAGGGTCTCGGAGCTTCCCCGGGTGTCGGTGCCGGTAAGGTCGTCATAATCCTCGACGTCAACGACATTGACAAGGTCAAGGAGGGCGACGTCCTCGTCACCACCATGACCAACCCGGACATGGTTCCAGCCATGAAGAGAGCCTCCGCTATCGTTACCGACGAGGGCGGAAGGACCTGCCACGCGGCCATAGTCGGAAGAGAGCTCGGCATCCCAACCGTCGTTGGTACCAAGGAAGCCACCAAGAAGCTTAAGGATGGCATGCTCATCACCGTTGACGGAACCAGGGGTGTCGTCTACAAGGGCGTAGTTAAGAGCCTCGTTAAGGAGGAAAAGGAGAAGGCAGAGAGCAGGGTCGTCGTTGCCGGCGCGCCACTCATCACCGCCACCGAGGTCAAGGTTAACGTCTCAATGCCTGAGGTTGCCGAGAGGGTTGCAGCCACCGGTGCCGACGGCGTTGGACTCCTGAGAGCGGAGCACATGATACTCGGCATAGGCGCCCACCCGGTCAAGTTCATCAAGGAGGGTAGGGAGGAGGAACTCGTCAACAAGCTCGTCGAGGGTATCAGGAAGGTCGTCGAGGCCTTCTACCCGAGGCGCGTCTGGTACAGGACGCTTGATGCCCCGACCAACGAGTTCCGCGAGCTCCCGGGCGGAGAGGACGAGCCGATCGAGAGGAACCCGATGCTCGGATGGCGCGGGATAAGGAGAGGCCTCGACCAGCCGGAGATTCTCAAGGCCGAGTTCAAGGCCATCAAGAGGCTCGTCGACGAGGGCTACGACAACATAGGCGTCATGCTCCCGCTCGTCAGCCACCCGGAGCAGATAAGGACCGCCAAGGAGATTGCCCTCTCAGTCGGCCTCGTCCCGCACAAGGACGTTGAGTGGGGCGTCATGGTCGAGACCCCAGCAAGTGCCCTCATCATTGAAGACCTCATCAAAGAGGGCCTTGACTTCATCAGCTTCGGAACCAACGACCTCACCCAGTACACCCTCGCCATAGACAGGGACAACGAGCGCGTCTTCAAGCTCTACGACGAGAAGCACCCGGCAGTGCTCAAGCTCATCGAGAACGTCATCAAGACCTGCAAGAAGTACGGCGTCGAGACCAGCATCTGCGGCCAGGCCGGAAGCGACCCGAAGATGGTCAGGAAGCTCGTCAGGATGGGCATCGACAGCGTTTCGGCGAACCCAGATGCCGTCGAGCTTATCAGGAAGACCGTCGCCAGGGAAGAGGCCAGGGTCAGGCTCGAAGCTGCAAGGAAAGCCCTTGAGTGA
- a CDS encoding MATE family efflux transporter, with product MNGEKVEAMREQIVSGPIVKTLILLAYPLIINRLVQVLYNLTDTFWLGKLGMEQLAAPGTAWPLVWFFMSIGMGFAMAGFAFVSQYIGARKYERANRAAGALYSLMMLFAIGVGLFGVISAPYLLAFMNVSNTVYPYALSYTRVIFAGIPFSFTLFAFNFLLRAIGDTKTPVKINVGTVLLNLVLDPLFIFGLGPFPRLGVTGAAVATMLSNSIGSIIGGYLLFKGRVGIHLDLETLKPDRHFYGKIFRVGIPSSVGSSTTALGFIILARIIFTLGGEFGNAAVAFATYSITNRLTNFMFAFSDGISMAMGTMVGQTIGAKLYERAKVIAERTMAINFAILGAGTLIFILFRVPIFRFFINNQAIIAESSKVVKYFAASLPFFGIFDAVNSTFQSAGHTKKSMTLGIIRLWGIRLPLSYGLGVFMRDTAGIWLGMGLSNFLGAVIALAWFLRGSWMKRIIEERRSDEGTST from the coding sequence ATGAACGGTGAGAAAGTTGAGGCGATGCGCGAGCAGATAGTGAGCGGCCCCATTGTTAAAACGCTCATCCTGTTAGCCTACCCTCTAATCATCAACAGGCTCGTTCAGGTTCTATACAATCTCACCGACACATTCTGGCTGGGCAAGCTCGGCATGGAACAGCTGGCCGCACCGGGGACCGCCTGGCCCCTCGTCTGGTTCTTCATGAGCATAGGTATGGGGTTTGCCATGGCGGGCTTCGCCTTCGTGAGCCAGTACATCGGGGCAAGGAAATATGAGAGAGCCAACCGTGCGGCAGGGGCGCTCTACTCGCTCATGATGCTCTTTGCGATAGGCGTCGGGCTTTTCGGGGTCATCTCGGCGCCTTATCTCTTGGCCTTCATGAACGTGAGCAACACCGTTTATCCCTACGCCCTCAGCTACACGAGGGTTATCTTTGCCGGGATTCCTTTCTCATTCACGCTCTTCGCCTTTAACTTCCTCCTTAGGGCCATAGGGGACACAAAAACTCCTGTTAAGATAAACGTCGGTACGGTTCTCCTCAATCTTGTTCTAGACCCCCTTTTCATCTTCGGTTTGGGCCCCTTTCCGAGGCTCGGGGTTACTGGAGCGGCCGTTGCAACGATGCTCTCGAACAGCATCGGCTCGATTATCGGTGGCTATCTCCTGTTTAAAGGCAGGGTAGGGATCCATCTAGACCTCGAGACCCTAAAACCGGACAGGCACTTCTACGGCAAGATTTTCAGGGTTGGAATCCCGTCGAGCGTTGGCTCTTCAACCACGGCCCTTGGTTTCATTATTCTAGCGAGGATAATCTTCACACTAGGCGGGGAGTTCGGGAACGCGGCCGTTGCCTTCGCGACGTACAGCATAACCAACAGGCTCACCAACTTCATGTTCGCCTTCTCCGATGGCATAAGCATGGCAATGGGAACCATGGTCGGCCAGACAATCGGCGCGAAGCTCTATGAGAGGGCCAAGGTCATAGCGGAGAGAACTATGGCAATAAACTTCGCGATACTCGGTGCCGGAACGCTCATATTCATCCTCTTCCGCGTTCCTATCTTCAGGTTCTTTATCAACAATCAGGCGATAATAGCCGAGAGCTCCAAGGTTGTCAAGTACTTCGCGGCTTCGCTGCCCTTCTTCGGAATCTTTGATGCCGTAAACAGCACCTTCCAGAGCGCAGGCCACACCAAGAAGAGCATGACCCTCGGGATAATCCGCCTGTGGGGAATAAGGCTACCCCTGAGCTACGGGCTGGGGGTTTTCATGAGGGACACCGCAGGAATATGGCTTGGTATGGGACTGAGCAATTTCCTCGGGGCAGTGATAGCGCTCGCATGGTTCCTCCGCGGGAGCTGGATGAAAAGGATCATCGAGGAAAGGAGGAGCGATGAAGGAACCAGCACATAA